The Thermosinus carboxydivorans Nor1 genome includes a region encoding these proteins:
- a CDS encoding Crp/Fnr family transcriptional regulator codes for MKEFQEHRFSKKAILYSPNNEKNLVFLVKSGRVRVYLAYEDKEFTLSILEAGDIYSTHTRAFTQAMENTTILVTDVRNFKKIIAEIPAFGLNMVNVLGDLLKNSITIINGLVFKDTHLRLVEFLVQAAKDRGVTVEQGIKLELGLTTEEIALILGATPKTHFKNLCQLLRIETKRSQGLLYRFFIVGICKEGFTFKLILSNYIFKVYFNSCVL; via the coding sequence TTGAAAGAGTTTCAGGAACATCGGTTTTCTAAAAAGGCAATTCTCTATTCACCGAACAATGAGAAAAACCTGGTATTTTTAGTAAAGTCAGGGAGAGTTAGAGTTTATCTGGCTTATGAGGATAAGGAATTTACCCTGTCCATTTTGGAGGCGGGTGATATCTACAGTACACATACCAGGGCTTTTACCCAGGCAATGGAAAATACAACTATATTGGTTACCGATGTCCGTAACTTCAAAAAGATCATTGCTGAAATCCCTGCTTTTGGTTTGAATATGGTTAATGTATTGGGGGATTTACTGAAAAACTCAATTACCATAATTAATGGTTTGGTTTTTAAAGACACCCATTTGAGATTGGTGGAATTTTTAGTTCAAGCTGCGAAGGACAGAGGCGTGACGGTAGAACAAGGAATCAAGTTAGAGCTGGGCTTAACTACTGAAGAAATTGCTCTAATATTGGGGGCTACTCCGAAAACTCACTTCAAAAATTTATGTCAACTACTTCGAATAGAGACAAAGAGATCCCAAGGCCTACTCTATAGGTTTTTTATAGTAGGCATTTGTAAAGAAGGATTTACTTTTAAACTGATCTTAAGCAACTATATTTTCAAGGTTTATTTCAATTCCTGCGTTTTGTAA